ACTGTTAATGACATccaatgaatgagaaaaaaagctaaagaacTGACTACCAACATGGGGGTTAGTATTGTGTTTCCTGACACCAACGATAGCAGATAGTATTGAAGTCACCGAAAACATTCCTGGGGTTTATTGGGGGTTAATATTGCAGTGGCTGGCACCAGTTCTCAAGGCTATTACTGCAGACAACGGTAAAATAGCTGAGGGTTATTATAGAGATTATGATCACCAATATTGCGGATAATTATTGTCCTTGTCACTAACCATTAATTTTTGGCAAAAAGTGACCCAAATCCTGAAAGGTACTAACAAAAGTCCTATTTTACTCCCAACTTTTTTTCTATACGCactacagcaaaacaaaaacaaataaataacaggcCAAAAAAATGTCAGGCCACACTCTCCATTATTTTGAGTACCACCAATCaagtctatgttttttttatttgcagtgctTTAGCTGCGTGCATTGTGTTGCATGCATGTTTTCATTGCTACCAGTGTTTTTATTGCGGATTTTCTTCAATTTCTGGTGTTTTAGCTACAGTATTGCAGTTATTAATATATGTGAACCTATATAAATAACTTAGGAATTAAAGGCAACACAGGGCACCAACATACCCTGACCAATCCACTGAATTTCAAGCAAACCACCAATAGACATCTGACACCCATATACATGTTGCATCTAGAAGATATTTGTAAACAGTGTTCCTCTAAGTGGCAGCAGGTTTGATgtgaattaaatataattttctgtatACTTGTCTTGGGTCAATAAATTAATGTATTGAAGTGGCAGAGACAGGATTCCGTTAAGGTCATGGAGATGGAAACTAGAAACCAGAAGAATCCAGCACACATTagtataacacaaaaaaattgtaatatatatatatatatatatatatatatatatatatataaaaaatgaaaattacctTGTAAAATGCTTATTCTACTAGATCACTGGATCAGGGCAAGGTTGGTCGTTAAACTTCTCATTTGCATAAAAATCAGAGTCACACATATTGCTAGGGTCTGATAATGTAACATAGACACCACCATTTTTGACAGACACTTTGTGAGTCCGTTGCTTCACTCCTTTAGAGAACCATTTTTTACTCTTCTTAGGATCACGGGGGTCAACACCTTGATATAGTCCTTCACCATTTtccaaaacaattttatatttgtgcCAAGGACAAATAACACAAGTCCGTCCATCGATATCCtgcaaacaaacagaaacagGGTGTGTCaatcttttttcatttactaGTGCTTAAAATCACAGAAATAGATAATGATTTAAACAGAT
This Pyxicephalus adspersus chromosome 6, UCB_Pads_2.0, whole genome shotgun sequence DNA region includes the following protein-coding sequences:
- the RFESD gene encoding Rieske domain-containing protein, with translation MGQQQSGVAEPEEIDEGAVLVAQVEDLKTTKRLRTTVNDREIVIFHHLGKYHALDLRCYHAGGPLHLGEIEDIDGRTCVICPWHKYKIVLENGEGLYQGVDPRDPKKSKKWFSKGVKQRTHKVSVKNGGVYVTLSDPSNMCDSDFYANEKFNDQPCPDPVI